GGCTGACGGCGCGAATGAGGGCAAACGCCCCCTTGAGGTTGGTGTCCAGCTGCTTGTCCCAGTCCTCGTCCTTCACGCGCATGACGAGGCCGTCGACCGCCACGCCGGCGTTGTTGACGAGCACGTCCAGCCGGCCGTGCGCCTTGAGGATGCCCTCCACGGCGCTGGCGCACGCGGCGGTGTCGGCCACGTCGAACCGGAGGGCCTCGCCCTTGGCACCCGCGGCATGGATGAGGCCCAGCGTCTCCTGGGCGGCGGCCTCATTGCCCGCGTAGTTGATGACGACCGTGGCGGCGCCCGCCTGGGCGAACGCCACCGCGCACGCCCGGCCAATGCCCCGTGAACCCCCGGTAACCAGCACCACCTTGTCCTTGAACCCGCTCATACGGCTCCCAGCGCCGCGAGCGTCTTCTCCAGGCTCGCGGAGTCCTCGATGTTGAACGTCTCGATATCCTTGTGGATGCGCTTGACGAGCCCGGCGAGCACCTTGCCTGGCCCGAGCTCCACCACGCGCGTGACGCCCTGGGCGTGCAGCGCCTCCACGCATTCGATCCAGCGCACCGGGGCGCTCACCTGCTCCAGCAGGAGCGGCACCACGCGGGAGGCGTCGCTGTTCGGCTGGGCCTCCACGTTGGTCACCACGGGAATCCGGGGCGCGGACACCTTCACCCTTCCCAGCACCTCCGCGAGGAGCGGCTTCACCGGGTCCATCAGCGCGCAGTGGAAGGGCGCGGAAACAGGCAGGGGCAGCACGCGCTTGGCGCCCGCCTCCTTGAGCTTCGCCTCGGCGCGCGCCACCGCGGAGGCATGGCCGGCGATGACCGTCTGCTCCGGGGAGTTGTAGTTGGCCGGCGCCAGCACCTCGCCCTCGGCGGCCGCGTCACAGACGGCCTTCACCTTGTCCGGCTCCAGGCCGAGCACCGCCGCCATGGCCCCCGTCCCCACCGGGACGGCCTCCTGCATGAAGGTTCCGCGCGCGCGCACCGAGCGGGCCGCATCGCCCAGCGACAGGGCCCCCGCGGCCACCAGCGCGGAGTACTCGCCCAGCGAGTGTCCGGCGACGAAGGCCGGGGTGGGCCCGCGCTGGGCGAACACCGCGTGCACCGCCAGGGACACCGTGAGGATGGCCGGCTGGGTGTTGGCCGTGAGCTTGAGCTCGGCGTCAGGCCCTCCGAAGCAACGGGCCGAGAGCTTGTCGCCCAAGACCTCGTCCACCGCCTCGAAGACGGCCCGGGCCTCGGGGAACTTCTCGTAAAGGTCCTTCCCCATGCCAACCTTCTGACTGCCCTGCCCGGGGAAGACGAACGCGACCTTCGACATGTGTGGCTACTCCCTCCGTATTACCAGCGCACCACCGAGCAACCCCACGTCATCCCGGCCCCAATGGCCATCATGGCGATGACGTCACCCCGCTTGAAGCGGCCGGCCCGGTGGGCCTCGTCCAGCGCCAGCGGGACCGAAGCCGCCGACGTGTTGCCGTATTTGTCGAGGTTGAGCCAGCATTTCTCCAGCGGGATCTCCAACCGGTGCATCACCGCCTCGAGGATGCGGATGTTGGCCTGGTGGGCGATGACGTGGTCCACCTGCGCGGGGACGAGCCCGTTGGCGCGCAGGCCCTCCAGCGTCACCTCGGTCAGCGTGCGCACCGCGCACTTGAAGACCTCGCGCCCGTTCATGGTCACCGTCTGCCGGTGGGCGCGGACGCCTTCCTCCGTCATCGGCTCCCGCGAGCCGCCCCCGGGGATGGCGAGGATCTCCGACAGCGTGCCGTCCGTCTTCAGGTGGGTGGAGAGGATGCCGCGCCCCTCCTCCTCCGCCGGGGCCAGCACCATCGCGCCCGCCCCATCCCCGAAGAGGATGCAGGTGTTGCGGTCCTCCCAGTTGAGGATGCGGGTGAAGAGGTCCGCGCCGATGACGAGCGCCCGGCGGACCTTGCCGTTGCGCAGGAACTGATCCGCCACGGACATGGCATAGAGCGCCCCGGCACAGGCCGCCCCCACATCGAAGGCAAAGGCGTTGACGGCCCCCAGCTTCGCCTGCACCAGCGCGGCACAGGAGGGCATGGGCATGTCCGCGGTCACGGTGCCCACGACGATGAGGTCGATCTCCTCGGGGCGCGTCCCCGCCATGGCCAGGGCTTGACGCGCGGCGGCAAGCGCCATGTCGCTGGTCGCCTCCCCCGGCGCGGCCCGCCGCCGTTGCTTGATGCCTGTGCGTTCCACAATCCAGGCATCGGAGGTGTCGACAATCTTCTCTAGCTCCTGATTGGTGATGACCTGGGTCGGAGCGTATGAACCGGTTCCAATGATCTGCGCGAGCGCCACGGGAGACTCCCAAAGTGTCGTCGGACCCCAACGCACCGCAGGCAGTGTTTAATCGGAAATCTTGTTTTCTGTCGCCCTTTTTCCTCTCTGCTGGGCAAGCATCCAGGCGCGCACTCCGCCGATGCATCGCGTCAGCCCGCCCTGCCCGCCCCACCCAGCACGGCGAGGCTTATTCGCCCCACCCCGAGAGGAAAATCCCTCTTCACGGCGCACGTCTCCCACAGGCCCCTTGCCAGAGCCCCTGGAAGACGCCTTCAACCCTGACATAGGACGCACGGCCTCCGATGCGGATGAACCCAGGGCTCATCCGAAACAGAGGGCGGCGATGACCGGCAGGAGCCCGGCGGCTACTGCGTGGCGATGACCTCGCGGTCGCCGTAGTTGCCGCACGCGGCACAGGCGCGGTGGGGCAACACGGGCTCCTTGCACTTGGAGCACTTGATGACCTGCACAGCCGTCCGCAGGTTGCTGTTGGCCGCGCGGCGGCGGTCCCGGCGCATCTTCGACGTCCGCTTCTTGGGAACTCCCACGACTCACCTCGTCATCATCGGCTCCGTCCGCCCTCGCGGGGTGCGAGGGACATAGGAGCCGTCAGTTCAGCTTGATATTCATCAACGGTGCCAGCCGGGGGTCTACAACTTTTGGCTGACAGCCGCACGGCTTCTCGTTGAGGTTCTGGCCGCACTGCGCACAGAGCCCCTTGCAGTCTTCACGGCAGACCGCACTCATCGGCAGGGCGAGCAATACCTGCTCCCGGACGATCGGATCCAGATCGATCGTCTTGCCGTCGAACAGTTCCTCGTCCGTGTCCTCCAACTCGAAGGTCCCGGCACGCTCACCTTGGCCGCGGTCGTCCTCGGTCTCGCCCTTGCCGACCCCCTCACCCTTGGCGAGGGACTCGGGCACCAGGTTGAGGGTGAAGGACACCGGCACGTCCAGCGCCACGTCCGCCAGGCACCGCTTGCACGGTGCCGCCAGGTGGGCGGTGAAGTTCGCCTGCAGCAGCACCCCTCCGCTCACCTTCCGGAAGGAAGCGTGCAGCGTCGAAGGCTGGGCTGCCCGGAAGCCGGTGTTCTGACCGGCCTCGCCCAATGCCTCCTGAAGGAGCTGGAGACCGAGGGGCTCGTCCAGCTTCAGCCCCGTCTCTAGAATTTGTTCAATCTTTACGACCATCTACAAGGCTTCCAGGCAAAAGGGCGCGCAACATAGAGGGGGGTTTCCCAAAAGTCAACGCGCCGTCGTTGTCACTGCCTCCTCATATAACGGCCGGGCTCGCCCTGCGTGCGAGGGGGATCCTGCCCCAGTGGAGACCCCTTCTGGCAGGCAGGCCCCTGGCCTCCCTCCGCTCCCCCGGCACGCCATGCCGTCCAGATGGACGGCTCCCGAGGCCCGGGGCCTCAGCGGCTTTCACATCGCTGTCACAATGGGATCTGCTAGTGCTCCCGCGCCAGGGGCCCTGTCCCCTCCTCTTTCCAGGATGCGGAGAACACCATGGCGCGAATCCTGATCATCGAAGACGAGCAGGACCTCGCCGGACTCATCGAATACAACCTCCGGGCCGCAGGCTTCGACCCGGAGACGGCGAACACCGGCGCCGGAGGGCTCGCCAAGAGCCGCGCCCGGCTGCCGGACCTCGTGCTCCTGGACCTGATGCTCCCGGACATCTCGGGCCATGAGGTGCTCCGGATGCTGAAGAACGACCCCGGGCTGCGGGCCGTCCCCGTGGTCATCGTCAGCGCCAAGGGGCAGGAGGCCGACCGCATCCAGGGGCTGGAGATGGGGGCGGACGACTACGTGGTGAAGCCCTTCTCCGTCCGGGAGCTGATGCTCCGGGTCAAGGCGGTGCTGCGCCGGGCGGACACGGAGGAGGGGCCCGCCACCCAGCTCACCGCGGGGGACATCCAGCTGGACACCTCGCGGCACCAGGTGCGCGTCCAGGGCGAGGAGGTGGTCCTCACCGCCCTGGAGTTCCGCCTGCTGCACACCCTGCTGGAGCGCGGCGGCCGGGTGCAGACGCGCGAAGTCCTCCTCTCGGACGTCTGGGGCATCCAGGCGGAGATTCACACCCGCACCGTGGACACGCACATCAAGCGCCTGCGCGAGAAGCTGGGCCCTGCGGGCGACATCATCGAGACGGTCCGGGGCGTGGGCTACAAGCTCAATCCCCCGTGAGGAGCCCGCCATGACCCTGCGCGCCGTGCTCCTCTCCCTCCTGCTCCCCGCGGCCGTGGTCATGCTGCTGCTCGTGGTTCTGGGCCAGCCGGGCACCGCCGTGGGCGCGGCCCTCGTCACCCTGGCCGGGTCCATCGCGGCCCATGTGGCCAACCGGGACCAGGTCCAGCGGCAGATTCAAGCCCTCGCGAGCAAGACGCTGGAGCGCGCCGAGGGAAGCCCCCACGGCCCCCTTCCGGACCCAGAACGGCTGGACGAGATGGCCAGCCTGGAGGGCGCGATCGACTCGCTCCACTCCCGGCTCACCACCCAGAATGTCCAGCGGACCCAGGAGACGCGCACCCTCACCGCCGTGCTGGATGGCATGATCGAAGGCATCTGGATCACCGATGCCGAGGGCACCGTCATCCGGCACAACGACGCCCTGCGGGAGATGCTCCAACCGGGCAACGGGCCCATCGTGGGCCAGCGCCCCCTGGCCCTCATCCGCGACGAGGCCCTCAATGACGCCGTGGCCCGGGCCTGCCGGGAGGGTGCCTCGTCCCGCCTGGAGCTGACGCTGGAGGGGCTCTTCCCCCTCACGCTCGCCATCCGGGTGACGCCCCTGGGCCGGGACTTGCCCGGCAGCGCCGCCGTCTTCAACGACGTCACCGAGCTGCGCCGGCTGGAAAATGTGCGCAAGGACTTCGTGGCCAACGTCTCCCACGAGCTGCGCACCCCCATCACCGCCATCCGGGGCTACGCGGAGACGCTTCAGACCGGGGCCCTGCAGGACCCCGCGGTGGCACCCAAGATGGTGGAGATCATCCACCGCCAGTCCGAGCGCCTCTCCGAGCTCGTCGAGGATCTGCTGGAGCTGTCCCGGCTCGAGTCGCGCGAGATGAAGCTCAAGTTCGCCGACGTGTCCCTCGCCGTCGCCGCCTCCCGCGCCGCGGAGACCGTCAAGCCCAAGGCCGAGGGCAAGAACATCCACCTGGAGCTGCACCTGTCCCCGGCGCTGAAGGCCCGGGCCGACGAGCGGGCCGTCGAGCAGGTGCTCCTCAACCTGCTCGACAATGCCGTGAAGTACACCCCGGCGGGCGGGCGGGTGGACGTGTCGGGAGGCCAGGAGAACGGGCGCTGCATCGTCCGTGTGAAGGACACGGGGGTGGGCATCGAGCCCAAGCACCTGTCGCGCATCTTCGAGCGCTTCTACCGGGTGGACAAAGGTCGCAGCCGGGACATGGGCGGCACGGGCCTGGGCCTGTCCATCGTCAAGCACCTGCTGGGGGCCATGGACGGCGAGGTGAAGGTGGAAAGCCGCCCTAATGTAGGCAGTGTTTTCGTAATTTTTCTTCCCGCCACCCCCTCGGAGGCCACATCTGGGTAGGATGGGGTAACCATGCGGGTCGCGATCCTCGCGGACATTCACGGCAATCTCCCTGCCTGCGAGGCCGTCCTCGAGGACATCGAGCGGATGGCGCCCGACTACATCGTGGCCGCGGGCGATCTCGCGCTGCGCGGGGCCCACCCGCGCGAGACGGTGGAGCTCTTGCTGGACCGCTGTGACTCCGTGCTGATGGGCAACACGGACTGCTACCTCGCGGGCAACTACCTGGGCGGCGCCTACCGCGAGCGCGACCACTGGAAGACCGAGCTGCTGCGCTGGACGCGGGACCAGCTGGGCGAGGCCCACCTCAAGACGCTGGGCGCCCTGCCCTTCTCCATGCGCTACACGCCGCGCAAGGGGCAGGACCTCTTCGTCTGCCACGCGAACCCGAAGAACCTCGAGGAGTCGCTGGACCCGACCCTCGATGAAATCTCCATCCGCCGCTTCTTCATGCACCTGGACGCGGCGGCCTGCGCCTTTGGCCACCTGCACTTCCCCTACCGCCGCCGGGTCGGCCGAATGCTCATCGCGGACGTGGCCAGCGCGGGCATTCCCCGGGATGGCGACCTGCGGCCCGCCTACGGCATCTTCACCTACACGCCCAAGGGCTGGCGCGTGCAGATCCGCCGGGTGCGCTACCCCGTCCGCAAGGCCACCCAGGCGCTCACCGCGCGCCGGGTTCCCGGCGGCCCCATCCTCATCCACAAGCTGGTGGAGGCCCGCTACCGCCACCACCACTCCCTGCTCGAGGCGGCGCGCCGCCACTCGGGCCTGCCCCCCCCGGGGCCCGTGCTGCGGCCTCCCCCGGGGGCCCCGCCCCGGCGCCCGCCACCTCCGGGCGTGCCTCCCGCGGGGGACCTGGAGACAGAGCCGCCCGTGCCCCGCCAGGACGAGACGGAGGCCGCCGTGCTGCGCATGGAGGCGCTGGACTCCGTGGAGCTGCCCCCCGTGCAGGACATCGAGGCGGCGGAGGAGGCCTCGCTGTCCACTGGCACGACAGATCTGGACGGCTGACGGAACGGGACGCCGTTCGTCACGCACTTGTTTCCAGTGAGTCACGCAAGCGCCCGCGGGGACGTGGAGATTGCGCGGTGCCATGTCCCACGTCCTCATCGTCGATGACGAGCGAGATCTCGCCGAGCTCATCGACTTCAATCTCCAGGCAGCCGGATTTTCCACCCGCGTCGCGGACACGGGCGAGGCCGCCCTGGCCGCCGCCAGCGAACAGCCCCCCCAGCTCGTCCTGCTGGACCTGATGCTGCCCGACATCTCCGGCACGGAGGTGTGCCGGCAGCTGCGCACGAACGTGCTCACCCGCGACGTGCTCATCGTCATGCTCACCGCCAAGGGCGAGGAGGCCGACCGGGTGCGCGGCTTCGAGGTGGGGGCGGATGACTACGTCACCAAGCCCTTCAGCGTCCGGGAGCTGGTCTTGCGCATCAAGGCCGTCCTGCGCCGGGCCCTGCCCTCCAAGGAAGGCACGGCCCCCCTGGCGCTGGGGCCGCTCAAGCTCGATGTGGGCACCCACCGCTTCTACGTGGAGGGCAAGGAGGTGCTCCTCACGGCGCTCGAGTTCCGGCTCCTGGAGTACATGATGACGCGGCTGGGCCGCGTGCAGACCCGCGAGCAGCTCCTGGAGGAGGTCTGGGGCCTGTCCAGCAGCCTCGAGACGCGCACCATCGACACGCACGTGATGCGGCTGCGCGACAAGCTCGGCCCGGCGCGCCCGTACCTGGAGACTGTCCGGGGGGTCGGCTACCGCATCGTGGACCCCCAGCTCGCCTGAGCCGTCACCCATTTGTCACCTTCACGTCGTGAAACGGCCACAGGGCTCCCATAAGCCGCCCTCTCAGTTGCACAGGCCTACCCAGGAGCGATTGTCCCCATGAAGAAGTTCCTCGCGTCGCTGCTCGTCCTCCTCCCGTTCGTTCTTCCCGCCGCGGCCCAGGCAGGCACCCTCTCCGTCAAGGGCTCGGACACCATGGTCATCCTGGGCCAGCGCTGGGCCGAGGAGTTCATGAAGAAGAACGCCGCCACCAAGGTCCAGGTCACCGGCGGAGGCTCGGGCACGGGCCTGGCCGCCCTCATCAACGGCACCACGGACATCGCCATGTCCAGCCGCCCCATCAAGGACGCGGAGAACGAGAAGGTGCGTGCCCAGGCCAAGGCCCCCGCCGAGCAGGTCTCCGTCGCCAAGGACGGCGTCACCTTCTACGTACACGAGAAGAACCCGCTGAACGCCCTGACGGTCGAGCAGCTCAAGGGCATCTACCTGGGCGACATCACCCACTGGAAGGCCGTGGGCGGTGCCGATGCCCCCATCGTCCTCTACTCGCGCGAGAACTCCTCCGGCACGTACGTGTTCGTGAAGGACAACCTGCTCAACGGCGAGGACTACGCCCCCGAGGCGCAGACGCTGCCCGGCACCGCCGCGGTGGTGAACGCCATCACCCAGGAGAAGAACGGCATCGGCTACGGCGGCGCGGCCTATGCCAAGGGCATCAAAGAGCTGAAGATCAAGGTGGGCAACGACGAGATCGCCCCTTCCGCCGAGAACATCAAGAGCGGCAAGTACCCCCTCTCGCGCGACCTGTACTTCTACCTGCGCACCAAGCCTACCGGTGAGGTGAAGTCCTTCATCGACTTCGCCCTGTCCTCCGAGGGCCAGCAGATCGTCAACAAAGTCGGCTACTTCCCTGTGAAGTAGGCACCGTCACACGATTGTCACGCGAGGCTCCGGCACAGATGGATAGAGAGGCCCTCATGCAGCAGAGTCTCGCGGAAACCGTCGTGGTCCCGCAGTTGTCGCCGACGGCCCGGCGGCGGCAACTCCGGGAAAAAGCCATCGCGGGCATCATCACGTTCATGGCCTTCACCGGCATCGCCGCGCTGGTGTTGATCATCGTCTTCGTCGCCAAGGAGGCCCTGGCGCTCTTCACGGACGCCCACGCCCAGCAGGAGGCGAGCCCCGCCAAGATGTTCCTGCCCCAGGTGGCCCGTGCAGGGCGGCCCGCGACCTTCACCTGGCAGCCCGTGTCCTCCATCCCGAAGGTGAGCATGATTCCGCTCTTCATCGGGACGCTGAAGACGACGCTCGTCTCCATGCTGGTGGCGGTGCCGCTGGGCGTGGCCGGCGCACTGTTCGCCGCGGAGTTCGCCCCCCGCAGGCTGCGGGAGTTCCTCAAGCCCATCATCGAGCTGCTGGCGGGCATCCCCTCGGTGGTGCTCGGCTTCTTCGCGCTGATGGTGCTGGCCACCTTCCTCCAGGACACCTTCGGCTTCACCTACCGGCTCAACGCGGTGGTGGCGGGCCTGGGGCTGGCGCTGGCCATCGTGCCCGTCATCTTCACCGTGGCCGAGGATGCGCTCACGGCGGTGCCTCGCAGCTACCGGGAAGCCTCCCTGGCCCTGGGCGCCACCCCCTGGGAGACCGCCTGGAAGGTGGTGCTGCCCGCGGCGGCCCCCGGCATCCTCGCCGCGTGCGTGCTGGGCTTCGGCCGCGCCATCGGCGAGACGATGATCATCCTGATGGCCTCGGGCAACGCGGCCATCGTCTCGGCGAACCTGGGAGACTCGGTCCGCTCGCTGTCGGCGACCATCGCGGCGGAGATGGGTGAGGTGGTGGTCGGCAGCCCCCACTACTCGCTGCTGTTCTTCATCGGCGTGGAGCTGTTCGTCTTCACCTTCATCCTGAACATGGTGGCCTCCGCCTGGACGAAGCGCGTCCTCAAGCGGCTCACCGGGGGCGCCTCGTGAAGCACGCCACTCGCCGCACGGTGGGGGCCGCCCTCACCTCCCTCACGGGCCTGGCCGCGCTGCTCATCGTGGCCATGCTCGCCCTCATCCTGCTGGACGTCGTCCGCGGGGGCGCGGGCCACGTCACCTGGGAGTTCCTCTCCCAGCCGCCCTCCGACGGCATGATGCGCGGAGGCATCTTCCCGGCCCTCTACGGCACGGCCGCCCTGACGCTGCTGATGACCCTGGCGGTGATGCCCGTGGGCGTGCTCACCGCGGTCTACCTGCACGAGTACGCCCCGGCGGACTCACGGCTGGCGCGCTGGGTGCGGGTGGCCATCGTCAACCTGGCGGGCGTGCCCTCCATCGTCTTCGGCCTGTTCGGCCTGGGCTTCTTCATCCACTTCATCGGCGGCGGCATGGACCGCGCGCTGGGCCACCAGACCATGCACTGGGCCCAGCCGAGCATCCTCTGGGCCTCGCTCACCCTGGCGGTGCTGACGCTGCCCGTGGTCATCGTCGCCACGGAGGAGGCCCTGCGCGCGGTGCCCCTGGACCACCGCACCGCGAGCCTCGCCCTGGGCGCCACCCAGTCCCAGACGCTCATGCGGGTGGTGCTGCCGGGCGCGCTGCCAGGCATCCTGACGGGGGCGGTGCTGGCGGTGTCCCGCGGCGCCGGCGAGGTGGCCCCCATCCTCTTCACGGGCGCGGCCTACTTCCTGCCGGATCTGCCCACGTCGCTGAACTCCCAGTTCATGCACCTGGGCTACCACACGTACGTGCTCGCCACGCAGTCCCCCGACATCGAGGCCACCCGCCCGCTGCTCTACGCCACGGTGCTGGTGCTGCTGATGCTCACCTTTGCCCTCAACCTCGTCGCGGTCGTCATCCGGACCCGGACCCGCCGGCGCGCCGCGAACGCCCACTGAGACGCCGTTCATGACCTTCCAGCCGAACAGCCCGCGCATCAAGATGGAGGCGCGGGCCCTGACCCTCCGCTATGGCTCCAAGGTGGCCATCCACGAGGTGAGCCTCACCATCCCCGAGCACCAGGTGACGGCGATGATCGGCCCCTCGGGGTGTGGCAAGTCCACCTTCCTGCGGTCGCTCAACCGGATGAATGATCTCATCCCCCACACGCACCACACCGGCACCATCCTGCTGGATGGCACGAGCATCCACGACCGGAACGTGGACGTGGTGGACCTGCGCCGCCGCGTGGGCATGGTGTTCCAGAAGTCGAACCCCTTCCCCAAGTCCATCTTCGAGAACGTGGCCTACGGCCTGCGGGTGGGCGGGCTGAAGAACAAGGCGGAGCTGGCCGCGCGGGTGGAGAAGTCCCTGCGGAGCGCGGCGCTCTGGGACGAGGTGAAGGACCGGCTCGAGGACAGCGCCCTGGGGCTGTCGGGCGGCCAGCAGCAGCGCCTGTGCATCGCGCGCGCCATGGCGGTGGAGCCCGAGGTGCTCCTCATGGACGAGCCGGCCAGCGCCCTGGACCCCATCGCCACCGCGAAGATCGAAGAGCTCATCTACCTCCTGAAGGCCACCTACACCATCGCCATCGTCACCCACAACATGCAGCAGGCGGCCCGGGTCAGCGACCGGACCGCTTTCTTCTACATGGGTGAGTTGGTGGAGTGCGGCCCGACGGAACAGATTTTCACGAACCCGCGCGAGAAGCGTACCGAGGACTACGTCACCGGGAAGTTCGGGTAGGAACGAGGAACACGAATGCCGGCGACCCATACCGACAAAGCATTTGAGCAGGACCTGCGGGATTTGCGCGAGCGGCTGCTGGCCATGGGGGCCAAGGTCGAGGCGCTCATCGCGGGCAGCGTGCGGGCCCTCACCGAGCGGGACTCCGTGCTGGCCGAGAAGGTCATCCAGTCCGACAAGGACGTGAACCGCCTGGAGGTGGAGATCGACGATCTCTGCCGCCGCATCCTGGCCCTGCGCCAGCCCGCGGCCAGCGACCTGCGGCTCATCACCACGGCGCTGAAGATCGTCACCGACCTGGAGCGCATCGGGGACCTGGCGGTGAACATCGCCGAGCGGGCCAACGACCTGAACCAGGTGCCGCCCCTGGCGCCCTACGTGGACACGCCGAAGCTGGCGGAGCTGGCCCAGCAGCAGGTGAAGAAGGCGCTGGATGCCTTCGTCTCCAATGACGTGGCGAAGGCGGAGGAAGTGCTGCGGGGCGATGACCTGCTGGATGCGCTCTTCCTGAAGATCTTCAACGAGCTGCTCGCCTACATGATGGAGGACTCGAGGAACATCCGGCGGGCCACGGCGCTGATGTTCATCGCCAAGCACCTGGAGCGCATCGGCGACCACGCGCTGAACGTGGCGGAGATGGTCGTCTACATGGTGCGCGGCAAGGACATCCGCCATCCGCTGAGCCGGAACCTGACCGTGGATTAGCAGCGGCGGCGGAGCGTCACTCCGCCGTCACCCCGTTTTTCCGTGGCCGCCGCGAGCAGGTCGCGGGGCTGTCGCCGGGCTCTTCTAGCGTTCGGGGCAGGTCGCGCGATGACCGCGTGCCGCTCCGGAAACCACGCATGCCCGTTGCCTCCCTGCTGCTGTTCTCCGCCGCCGCCCTGGGACTGCTTGCCTTGGCCGTGCAGTTCCTCTTCGTCCTGCGCCACCGTCCCCGCTCCCGCCAGGCCCTACCCCAGACGGAAGCCGCCTGCCCGGGCATCTCCATCCTCAAGCCGCTGTGCGGCGTGGACGATGACCTGGAGGCCAACCTGGAGCAGTTCGCCACGCTGGACTACCCCC
Above is a window of Stigmatella erecta DNA encoding:
- the phoU gene encoding phosphate signaling complex protein PhoU, which gives rise to MPATHTDKAFEQDLRDLRERLLAMGAKVEALIAGSVRALTERDSVLAEKVIQSDKDVNRLEVEIDDLCRRILALRQPAASDLRLITTALKIVTDLERIGDLAVNIAERANDLNQVPPLAPYVDTPKLAELAQQQVKKALDAFVSNDVAKAEEVLRGDDLLDALFLKIFNELLAYMMEDSRNIRRATALMFIAKHLERIGDHALNVAEMVVYMVRGKDIRHPLSRNLTVD
- the pstB gene encoding phosphate ABC transporter ATP-binding protein PstB — protein: MEARALTLRYGSKVAIHEVSLTIPEHQVTAMIGPSGCGKSTFLRSLNRMNDLIPHTHHTGTILLDGTSIHDRNVDVVDLRRRVGMVFQKSNPFPKSIFENVAYGLRVGGLKNKAELAARVEKSLRSAALWDEVKDRLEDSALGLSGGQQQRLCIARAMAVEPEVLLMDEPASALDPIATAKIEELIYLLKATYTIAIVTHNMQQAARVSDRTAFFYMGELVECGPTEQIFTNPREKRTEDYVTGKFG
- the pstA gene encoding phosphate ABC transporter permease PstA produces the protein MKHATRRTVGAALTSLTGLAALLIVAMLALILLDVVRGGAGHVTWEFLSQPPSDGMMRGGIFPALYGTAALTLLMTLAVMPVGVLTAVYLHEYAPADSRLARWVRVAIVNLAGVPSIVFGLFGLGFFIHFIGGGMDRALGHQTMHWAQPSILWASLTLAVLTLPVVIVATEEALRAVPLDHRTASLALGATQSQTLMRVVLPGALPGILTGAVLAVSRGAGEVAPILFTGAAYFLPDLPTSLNSQFMHLGYHTYVLATQSPDIEATRPLLYATVLVLLMLTFALNLVAVVIRTRTRRRAANAH